A region from the Trueperaceae bacterium genome encodes:
- a CDS encoding dipeptidase — protein MIPVFDGHNDTLLNHIEDPKRDFFSRQADGHVDYVRAREGGMVGGFFAIWAHSAPLPHVAEESLTDAPPKSAPAGAVDPAGARAHADRCVAQLLAWDRDPRFRLVKTAAELERAIDDGVLAGIMHFEGAEAIGPDLCALDTYHAAGLRSLGPVWSRPNLFGFGVPFEFPHSPDMGPGLTPHGLALVRRCNELGIMLDLSHITEKGFWDVAHTSDAPLVATHSNAYAVCPSPRNLTDEQLAAVRASNGVVGLNYNTGFLSPDGSYATSMPLAVMVRHVDHLVDKLGIDGVALGSDFDGATMPDGVKDAAHLPNLMSALADAGYDDEALHKIGYRNWLRVLRLTWGE, from the coding sequence ATGATCCCAGTGTTCGATGGCCACAACGACACCCTCCTCAACCACATCGAAGACCCGAAGCGCGACTTCTTCTCGCGCCAGGCCGACGGCCACGTCGACTACGTCCGCGCGCGCGAGGGCGGCATGGTCGGCGGCTTCTTCGCGATCTGGGCGCACTCCGCCCCCCTGCCGCACGTGGCCGAGGAGTCCTTGACGGACGCCCCGCCGAAGTCCGCCCCGGCGGGCGCCGTCGACCCGGCCGGCGCCAGGGCGCACGCCGACCGCTGCGTGGCCCAGCTCCTGGCCTGGGACCGCGACCCACGCTTCCGCCTCGTCAAGACGGCGGCGGAACTCGAACGGGCCATCGACGACGGCGTGCTGGCCGGCATCATGCACTTCGAGGGGGCGGAAGCCATAGGGCCGGACCTGTGCGCGCTCGACACGTACCACGCGGCCGGCCTGCGCTCGCTCGGGCCCGTGTGGAGCCGACCCAACCTCTTCGGCTTCGGCGTCCCGTTCGAGTTCCCGCACAGCCCCGACATGGGCCCGGGCCTCACGCCGCACGGCCTCGCGCTGGTGAGGCGGTGCAACGAGCTCGGGATCATGCTCGACCTCTCGCACATCACGGAGAAGGGCTTCTGGGACGTGGCGCACACGAGCGACGCGCCGCTCGTCGCCACCCACTCCAACGCCTACGCCGTCTGCCCGTCGCCGCGCAACCTGACCGACGAGCAGTTGGCGGCCGTGCGCGCCTCCAACGGCGTCGTTGGTCTCAACTACAACACGGGCTTCCTGAGCCCGGACGGCAGCTACGCCACCAGCATGCCACTCGCGGTGATGGTCAGGCACGTCGACCACCTCGTCGACAAGCTCGGCATCGACGGCGTGGCGCTCGGCTCGGACTTCGACGGCGCGACGATGCCCGACGGCGTCAAGGACGCCGCGCACCTGCCCAACCTCATGAGCGCGTTGGCAGACGCCGGCTACGACGACGAGGCCCTACACAAGATCGGTTACCGCAACTGGCTGCGGGTGCTGAGGCTTACGTGGGGAGAGTGA
- a CDS encoding ABC transporter permease — MTSARANPLGAWLRSPAVRRFARNRAALVGLALVVVLVAVALLAPVLAPYAPDAQNLRARLRPPSQAHWFGTDEFGRDILSRVLFGARVSLLTGLVPVLVAALIGSALGLVAGFYRGRLDAVLMRVMDVLLAFPSLLLALAVVGALGPGLENAVIAVAIVGIPSYARIVRSVVIAASEEDFVVAAKALGARDPRLLLKHVLPSALGALSVQATLGIGFAILSMAGLSFLGLGVQPPTADWGEMLARGRRYLPGSPWLLLYPGAAISLTVLAFNLLGDGLRDALDPRD; from the coding sequence ATGACTAGCGCCCGGGCGAACCCGCTCGGGGCCTGGTTGCGCTCGCCCGCCGTGCGGCGCTTCGCGCGCAACCGGGCCGCGCTCGTGGGGCTGGCGCTCGTCGTCGTGCTCGTGGCGGTCGCGCTCCTCGCCCCAGTGCTCGCGCCGTACGCTCCCGACGCCCAGAACCTGCGGGCTCGCTTGCGCCCGCCGTCACAAGCGCACTGGTTCGGCACGGACGAGTTCGGCCGCGACATCCTCAGCCGCGTGCTGTTCGGCGCGCGCGTCTCGCTCCTCACGGGCCTCGTTCCCGTGCTGGTCGCCGCCCTCATCGGCAGCGCGCTGGGGCTCGTGGCCGGCTTCTACCGCGGCCGCCTCGACGCCGTCCTCATGCGCGTCATGGACGTGCTCCTGGCGTTCCCCTCGCTGCTCCTCGCCCTCGCGGTCGTCGGAGCGCTCGGCCCCGGGCTCGAGAACGCCGTCATCGCCGTCGCCATCGTGGGCATACCGTCTTACGCGCGCATCGTGCGCAGCGTCGTCATCGCCGCGAGCGAGGAGGACTTCGTCGTCGCGGCCAAGGCGCTCGGCGCCCGCGACCCGCGCCTCCTCCTCAAGCACGTTCTGCCGAGCGCGCTCGGCGCGTTGAGCGTGCAGGCGACGCTCGGGATCGGCTTCGCCATCCTCTCGATGGCCGGGCTGTCGTTCCTCGGCCTTGGGGTGCAGCCGCCGACCGCCGACTGGGGCGAGATGCTCGCCCGCGGCCGTCGCTACCTCCCCGGCTCGCCCTGGCTCCTCCTCTACCCGGGGGCCGCCATCTCGCTGACGGTCCTCGCCTTCAACCTCCTGGGCGACGGGTTGCGCGACGCGCTGGACCCGCGCGACTGA